A window of the Gordonia humi genome harbors these coding sequences:
- the ypfJ gene encoding KPN_02809 family neutral zinc metallopeptidase translates to MTFQGSGPLNTGGVSAGGGGGGGGRIAMGGGLGLVVTIVALLFGVNPGDIMGGADTSSGQQATGDQAALQQHIDECTVELANSDDVCRLVATKNSLNQVWPKLMNGYTDADMTIFSGGIDTGCGAASSAMGPFYCPADQTAYFDPSFFSELKRMGGSDGPLAQMYVVAHEYGHHVENLTGVLAKGQRMGNDGSVRIELQADCLAGVWANHADDGPDAMLAPLTDDQIATVIQSAKAIGDDTIQGANSNPEGWTHGSAKQRVRWFTTGYESGDPKRCDTFATDDL, encoded by the coding sequence ATGACTTTCCAGGGAAGCGGCCCGCTGAACACCGGCGGAGTCTCCGCGGGCGGCGGCGGAGGCGGTGGCGGCCGGATCGCGATGGGCGGCGGACTCGGTCTCGTCGTCACGATCGTCGCGCTGCTGTTCGGCGTCAATCCCGGCGACATCATGGGCGGCGCGGACACGTCGTCGGGTCAGCAGGCGACCGGCGACCAGGCGGCCCTGCAGCAGCACATCGACGAGTGCACCGTCGAACTGGCCAACTCCGACGACGTGTGTCGGCTGGTGGCCACCAAGAACAGCCTGAACCAGGTGTGGCCGAAGCTGATGAACGGCTACACCGACGCCGACATGACCATCTTCTCCGGGGGCATCGACACCGGATGCGGTGCCGCGTCGTCGGCGATGGGCCCGTTCTACTGCCCCGCCGACCAGACCGCGTACTTCGATCCGAGCTTCTTCTCCGAGCTCAAACGCATGGGCGGATCGGACGGTCCGCTCGCTCAGATGTACGTCGTCGCCCACGAGTACGGCCACCACGTCGAGAATCTCACCGGCGTCCTCGCGAAAGGACAGCGGATGGGCAACGACGGTTCGGTCCGCATCGAGCTGCAGGCCGACTGCCTCGCGGGCGTGTGGGCCAACCACGCCGACGACGGCCCCGACGCCATGCTGGCTCCGCTGACCGACGACCAGATCGCGACCGTCATCCAGTCCGCGAAGGCCATCGGCGACGACACCATCCAGGGTGCCAACTCCAACCCCGAGGGCTGGACCCACGGCAGCGCGAAACAGCGCGTCCGCTGGTTCACCACCGGCTACGAGTCGGGCGACCCGAAGCGCTGCGACACGTTCGCGACCGACGACCTGTAA
- the hisS gene encoding histidine--tRNA ligase, with the protein MSEFSAPKGIPDYFPPASADFVAVRSALTDAAYRAGYGHIELPIFEETALFARGVGESTDVVSKEMYTFADRGGRTVTLRPEGTAGVMRAVIQHGLDRGQLPVKLCYSGPFFRYERPQAGRYRQLQQVGVEAIGVDDPALDAEVIAIADEGYKRLGLTGYRLDLTSLGDDTCRPQYREALQEFLLGLDLDEATRERARINPLRVLDDKRPEIKAMTADAPLMLDHLSESARDHFAKVTGHLDRLGVEYVINPRLVRGLDYYTKTTFEFVHDGLGAQSGIGGGGRYDGLMKQIGGKQELSGIGFGIGVDRTILALQAEGVSVAGAGRVQVFGVPLGDDAKAEMVAIAGRLRDAGVTVDLAYGDRALKGAMKAADRSGARLALVLGERELGERIVELKDLGDGSQESVALDDVLAEVQRRLDS; encoded by the coding sequence GTGAGCGAGTTCTCCGCGCCGAAAGGCATTCCGGACTATTTCCCGCCGGCCTCGGCGGACTTCGTCGCCGTCCGGTCCGCGCTGACCGACGCCGCCTACCGGGCGGGTTACGGACACATCGAGCTGCCGATCTTCGAGGAGACCGCGCTGTTCGCGCGCGGTGTCGGCGAGTCGACCGACGTCGTCAGCAAGGAGATGTACACCTTCGCCGACCGCGGCGGCCGCACGGTGACGCTGCGTCCGGAGGGGACGGCCGGGGTGATGCGTGCGGTGATCCAGCACGGTCTGGACCGCGGTCAGCTCCCGGTGAAGCTCTGCTACTCGGGTCCGTTCTTCCGCTACGAGCGGCCCCAGGCGGGTCGCTACCGCCAGCTGCAGCAGGTGGGCGTCGAGGCGATCGGCGTCGACGATCCGGCGCTGGACGCGGAGGTGATCGCGATCGCCGACGAGGGCTACAAGCGGCTGGGACTCACCGGCTACCGCCTCGACCTGACCTCGCTCGGCGACGACACGTGCCGTCCGCAGTACCGGGAGGCGCTGCAGGAGTTCCTGCTCGGGCTCGACCTGGACGAGGCCACGCGCGAGCGCGCCCGCATCAATCCGCTGCGTGTGCTCGACGACAAGCGCCCCGAGATCAAGGCGATGACCGCCGACGCCCCGCTCATGCTCGATCACCTCAGCGAGTCGGCCCGCGACCACTTCGCGAAGGTCACCGGCCACCTCGACCGGCTCGGCGTCGAGTACGTGATCAACCCGCGTCTGGTCCGCGGCCTGGACTACTACACCAAGACGACCTTCGAGTTCGTGCACGACGGGCTCGGCGCGCAGTCGGGCATCGGCGGCGGTGGCCGCTACGACGGTCTGATGAAGCAGATCGGCGGGAAACAGGAGCTCTCCGGAATCGGGTTCGGCATCGGCGTCGACCGCACGATTCTGGCGCTGCAGGCCGAGGGCGTCTCGGTGGCCGGCGCCGGACGGGTCCAGGTGTTCGGCGTCCCGCTGGGCGACGACGCGAAGGCCGAGATGGTCGCGATCGCCGGTCGTCTCCGCGACGCGGGTGTCACCGTCGACCTGGCCTACGGCGACCGCGCCCTCAAGGGCGCCATGAAGGCCGCCGACCGCTCCGGCGCGCGCCTGGCCCTGGTCCTCGGCGAACGCGAGCTCGGCGAGCGGATCGTCGAACTCAAGGACCTCGGCGACGGCTCCCAGGAGTCGGTGGCGCTCGACGACGTCCTCGCCGAGGTCCAGCGCCGACTCGACTCCTGA
- a CDS encoding MBL fold metallo-hydrolase → MLIAGFAAGAFQTNCYLVADGPGSEAVVIDPGQDAAPQVRAALAEYSLTPVAIFLTHGHLDHTWNAQELADEYSIPAYIHADDRPMLTDPGMGIGSALSSMIAGLEFREPEKVVEFVDGEDVEVAGVRWAVDHAPGHSRGSVLLTPDLPVDPETGRAVSVCFSGDVLFNGSIGRTDLPGGSHQQLLDSIAARLMPRDDDQVILPGHGPQTTIGAERTGNPFLVDLPDVKKKGRFGL, encoded by the coding sequence GTGTTGATAGCGGGATTCGCCGCGGGGGCTTTCCAGACCAACTGCTACCTCGTGGCCGACGGGCCCGGTTCGGAAGCGGTCGTCATCGATCCGGGGCAGGACGCGGCGCCGCAGGTCCGCGCCGCGCTCGCCGAGTACTCGCTGACCCCGGTCGCGATCTTTCTGACGCACGGTCACCTCGACCACACCTGGAACGCGCAGGAGTTGGCCGACGAGTACTCGATCCCGGCCTACATCCACGCCGACGATCGTCCGATGCTGACCGATCCGGGGATGGGCATCGGTTCGGCCCTCTCGTCGATGATCGCCGGTCTGGAGTTCCGCGAGCCGGAGAAAGTGGTCGAATTCGTCGACGGGGAGGACGTGGAGGTGGCCGGTGTGCGGTGGGCCGTCGACCACGCACCCGGGCATTCGCGCGGCAGCGTCCTGTTGACCCCCGATCTGCCCGTCGATCCGGAGACCGGGAGAGCGGTTTCGGTCTGCTTCTCCGGCGACGTGCTGTTCAACGGTTCGATCGGCCGCACCGATCTGCCCGGCGGCAGTCACCAGCAGCTGCTCGACTCCATCGCGGCCAGACTGATGCCGCGCGACGACGACCAGGTGATCCTGCCCGGCCATGGACCGCAGACGACGATCGGCGCCGAGCGCACCGGGAACCCGTTCCTCGTCGATCTGCCCGATGTGAAGAAGAAGGGACGTTTCGGACTGTGA
- a CDS encoding peptidylprolyl isomerase, which produces MSTNEERREAARRKLEERLEREKQAAKKRRLSMIAAAGVVVVAIAAVGGYFWWRSWDNGRHAQCTYADAPSDFKAQIDRLTQALPQAPADQKAEVESLIKQLKDGSQKERKSAKPDDRPRNSGTADVTFTTDKGDISIAVDRSTAACNANAFLTLASAGYYDDTGCSQLWNTENIRGLQCGDPTLTGIGAPGWSSPDEPPHGLRTVPIDPQTAQMGSPDAVIYPRGTVAIVNTNAEDGSRTNTGSGNFIIFTKDSKLTPTLAVVGKVDRDGMKIVDQIAAGGIAPGPGSTATNGLPKTQLNITKASVSDDD; this is translated from the coding sequence GTGTCGACCAACGAAGAGCGTCGCGAGGCCGCCCGCCGCAAGCTCGAAGAACGGCTGGAGCGCGAGAAGCAGGCCGCGAAGAAGCGGCGCCTCTCGATGATCGCCGCCGCAGGCGTCGTCGTCGTCGCCATCGCCGCGGTGGGCGGTTACTTCTGGTGGCGGTCGTGGGACAACGGTCGTCACGCCCAGTGCACGTACGCGGACGCCCCGTCCGACTTCAAAGCGCAGATCGATCGACTCACCCAGGCGTTGCCGCAGGCGCCCGCCGATCAGAAGGCAGAGGTCGAATCGCTCATCAAGCAGCTCAAGGACGGTTCGCAGAAGGAGCGCAAGTCGGCTAAGCCCGACGACCGCCCCCGCAACTCCGGGACCGCGGATGTGACGTTCACGACCGACAAGGGCGACATCTCGATCGCCGTCGATCGCAGCACCGCCGCGTGCAATGCGAACGCGTTCCTCACCCTGGCCTCCGCAGGCTATTACGACGACACCGGCTGCTCGCAGCTGTGGAACACCGAGAACATCCGCGGTCTGCAGTGCGGCGATCCGACCCTCACCGGTATCGGGGCGCCCGGTTGGAGTTCGCCGGACGAGCCGCCGCACGGTCTGCGCACCGTCCCGATCGATCCGCAGACGGCCCAGATGGGCTCCCCCGACGCCGTCATCTATCCGCGCGGCACAGTGGCGATCGTCAACACCAACGCCGAGGACGGTTCCCGCACGAACACCGGCAGCGGCAACTTCATCATCTTCACCAAGGATTCGAAGCTGACTCCGACTCTCGCCGTCGTCGGCAAGGTCGACCGGGACGGTATGAAGATCGTCGACCAGATCGCCGCGGGCGGCATCGCTCCGGGACCGGGATCCACGGCGACCAACGGCCTGCCGAAGACTCAGCTGAACATCACGAAGGCGTCGGTCAGCGACGACGACTGA